In Halanaeroarchaeum sp. HSR-CO, one DNA window encodes the following:
- the dnaK gene encoding molecular chaperone DnaK: MASEKILGIDLGTTNSAFAVMEGGDPEIIVNSEGDRTTPSVVAFDEGEQLVGKAAKNQAVQNPEETVQSIKRHMGEDYSVTMNGEEYTPEQVSAMILQKIKRDAEEYLGQDVEKAVITVPAYFNDKQRQATKDAGEIAGLDVERIVNEPTAASMAYGLDDETEQTVLVYDLGGGTFDVSILDLGGGVYEVVATNGDNDLGGDDWDDAIVDWLAEDFEDDHGIDLREDRQALQRLKDAAEEAKIELSSRKETTINLPFITATDDGPVHLETDLTRAKFESLTADLIDRTVDPTEQALADADLSKSDIDEVILVGGSTRMPQVQEKVEDLTGQEPKKNVNPDEAVALGAAIQGGVLAGDVDDIVLLDVTPLSLGLEVKGGLFERLIEKNTTIPTEESKVFTTAADNQTSVQIRVFQGEREIAEENELLGAFMLTGIPPAPAGTPQIEVSFNIDADGIVNVEAEDQGSGNSEDITIEGGVGLDDEEIEEMKAEAEEHAEEDEKRRERIEARNEAEGAIQRAERLLEENEEMVDDDLREDIEVEIETVREVLEDEDADLETIQEATSELSEKLQEIGKQAYQQQAAQQAGAAGAGPGAAGAGPGAAGAGPGAGPGAAGGEAGEEYVDADFEDVDEEPSSAGQTGTDDEDE, encoded by the coding sequence ATGGCGAGTGAGAAGATTCTCGGAATCGACCTCGGGACTACGAATAGCGCGTTCGCGGTGATGGAGGGAGGAGACCCGGAGATCATCGTCAACAGTGAAGGCGACCGGACGACCCCGTCTGTCGTCGCGTTCGACGAAGGTGAACAACTCGTCGGGAAGGCGGCCAAAAACCAGGCCGTCCAGAACCCGGAGGAGACCGTCCAGTCGATCAAGCGACACATGGGCGAGGACTACTCCGTGACGATGAACGGCGAGGAGTACACGCCGGAACAGGTCTCCGCGATGATCCTCCAGAAGATTAAGCGGGACGCCGAGGAGTACCTGGGCCAGGACGTCGAGAAGGCGGTGATCACCGTCCCTGCATACTTCAACGATAAGCAGCGCCAGGCGACCAAGGACGCGGGCGAGATCGCCGGCCTCGATGTCGAACGCATCGTCAACGAGCCGACGGCGGCCAGTATGGCCTACGGGCTCGACGACGAGACCGAACAGACCGTCCTCGTCTACGACCTCGGAGGCGGAACCTTCGACGTCTCCATCCTCGACCTCGGTGGTGGCGTCTACGAAGTCGTCGCGACCAACGGGGACAACGACCTCGGTGGGGACGACTGGGACGACGCCATCGTGGATTGGCTGGCCGAGGACTTCGAGGACGATCACGGTATCGACCTCCGGGAGGATCGACAGGCGCTCCAGCGGCTCAAGGACGCCGCGGAGGAGGCGAAGATCGAACTCTCGAGTCGCAAGGAGACGACGATCAACCTACCGTTCATCACGGCAACCGACGACGGCCCGGTCCACCTCGAGACGGATCTCACGCGCGCGAAATTCGAATCGCTCACGGCGGACCTCATCGATCGCACCGTCGACCCGACCGAGCAGGCCCTGGCCGACGCCGACCTCTCGAAGAGCGATATCGACGAGGTCATCCTCGTCGGCGGGTCCACCCGGATGCCACAGGTCCAGGAGAAGGTCGAGGACCTGACGGGCCAGGAACCGAAGAAGAACGTCAACCCCGACGAGGCGGTCGCGCTGGGCGCGGCCATCCAGGGCGGCGTCCTGGCGGGCGACGTCGACGACATCGTCCTCCTCGACGTCACGCCGCTCTCGCTCGGCCTCGAGGTCAAAGGCGGCCTCTTCGAACGGCTCATCGAGAAGAACACGACGATCCCGACCGAGGAGTCGAAAGTCTTCACCACCGCCGCCGACAACCAGACCTCCGTACAGATCCGCGTCTTCCAGGGTGAGCGCGAAATCGCCGAGGAGAACGAACTGCTCGGGGCATTCATGCTCACGGGCATCCCGCCTGCCCCGGCGGGCACTCCACAGATCGAGGTCTCGTTCAACATCGACGCCGACGGTATCGTGAACGTCGAAGCCGAGGACCAGGGCTCCGGCAACAGCGAGGACATCACCATCGAGGGTGGCGTCGGCCTCGACGACGAGGAGATCGAGGAGATGAAAGCCGAAGCCGAAGAACACGCCGAGGAAGACGAGAAGCGCCGCGAGCGCATCGAGGCGCGCAACGAGGCCGAGGGCGCCATCCAACGCGCCGAACGACTCCTCGAGGAGAACGAAGAAATGGTCGACGACGACCTGCGCGAGGACATCGAAGTCGAGATCGAGACCGTCCGCGAGGTACTCGAAGACGAGGACGCCGACCTCGAGACCATCCAGGAGGCGACCAGCGAACTCTCCGAGAAACTCCAGGAGATCGGCAAACAGGCCTACCAGCAGCAGGCGGCCCAGCAGGCCGGCGCGGCCGGAGCCGGCCCGGGTGCCGCGGGCGCTGGACCAGGAGCCGCCGGTGCAGGTCCCGGTGCCGGCCCCGGTGCGGCCGGCGGCGAGGCAGGCGAGGAGTACGTCGACGCCGACTTCGAGGACGTAGACGAGGAGCCATCGTCGGCCGGGCAGACGGGAACCGACGACGAAGACGAGTAA
- a CDS encoding nucleotide exchange factor GrpE produces MTAADEHAETEQSLDLVGAVTAHDEELGAAVADLQDRIEELETTVEEKDSEIATLTERLQRTQADFQNYKKRTKERQADLEQQAKGDVIERFLEVRDNLTRAIEDESDDLESLKEGVRVTRNEFDRVLDAEDVVQIDPEPGTAVDPRRHEVMMRVESDEPEDTVASVFRTGYEMGETVLRTAQVTVSDGPEDDTDAAEQEADSEDVEKEEIADTADGTDDEATTDAE; encoded by the coding sequence ATGACAGCGGCCGACGAGCACGCCGAAACCGAGCAATCGCTCGACCTGGTGGGGGCGGTCACGGCACACGACGAGGAACTCGGAGCGGCCGTCGCAGACCTCCAGGATCGCATCGAGGAACTCGAAACGACCGTCGAGGAGAAAGATTCGGAGATAGCGACGCTCACCGAGCGACTCCAGCGGACGCAAGCGGACTTCCAGAACTACAAGAAACGGACCAAAGAGCGCCAGGCGGACCTCGAGCAACAGGCCAAAGGGGACGTCATCGAACGGTTCCTCGAGGTACGGGATAACCTCACCCGTGCGATCGAAGACGAGTCCGACGACCTCGAATCCCTCAAAGAGGGGGTCCGGGTGACGCGAAACGAGTTCGATAGAGTCCTCGACGCCGAGGACGTCGTACAGATCGACCCGGAACCCGGTACCGCAGTCGATCCGAGACGACACGAGGTCATGATGCGCGTCGAGAGTGACGAACCCGAAGATACCGTGGCGAGCGTCTTCAGAACGGGGTACGAGATGGGCGAGACGGTCCTGCGAACCGCCCAGGTGACGGTCAGCGACGGGCCGGAAGACGACACGGACGCGGCCGAGCAGGAAGCGGACTCAGAAGACGTCGAGAAAGAAGAGATCGCGGATACGGCGGACGGCACCGACGACGAAGCGACGACAGACGCCGAATAG
- a CDS encoding HalOD1 output domain-containing protein, which translates to MAESDCIATGPHHTDVSVGTEDMTVQYDISQTTPVHAIVEALCVARDEAYDELPPLHEFIDTDALNSLLQTDNDARVIFDYQGHTIAVRTDSVTVGPAV; encoded by the coding sequence ATGGCAGAGTCAGATTGCATCGCGACGGGCCCACACCACACGGACGTCTCGGTGGGAACGGAGGACATGACAGTACAGTATGATATTTCCCAGACGACACCGGTTCACGCTATCGTCGAAGCGCTCTGTGTCGCCCGAGACGAAGCGTACGACGAACTTCCACCGCTGCACGAGTTTATCGATACCGACGCACTGAATTCATTGCTCCAGACAGACAACGACGCGAGGGTCATCTTCGACTACCAGGGCCACACCATCGCCGTCCGTACCGATTCTGTCACCGTCGGGCCAGCAGTCTGA
- a CDS encoding cold-shock protein translates to MANGTVDFFHDTGGYGFITTEDADEDVFFHMEDVGGADLEEGQNIDFDIEDAPKGPRATNIVRN, encoded by the coding sequence ATGGCAAACGGTACTGTGGATTTCTTCCACGACACTGGCGGTTACGGTTTCATCACGACTGAGGACGCGGACGAAGACGTATTCTTCCACATGGAGGACGTTGGCGGAGCGGACCTCGAAGAAGGACAGAACATCGATTTCGACATCGAAGACGCCCCCAAGGGCCCGCGCGCGACGAACATCGTTCGCAACTAA
- a CDS encoding twin-arginine translocation signal domain-containing protein: MNRRTFLIGAAGLGTTAVAGCLGREEDRFTLRVADYNFGENDERYLEAWAMVSNVGNDPQEGTLYFTGKLEDDTIVRVRDVALEAHRTREYTVTYDVLWDDVRNFSLDVEIEPPDS; this comes from the coding sequence ATGAACCGTCGGACGTTCCTGATCGGGGCGGCGGGGCTCGGGACCACTGCTGTCGCCGGGTGTCTCGGGCGCGAGGAAGACAGATTCACGCTCCGCGTGGCGGACTACAACTTCGGCGAGAACGACGAACGTTACCTGGAAGCGTGGGCGATGGTCTCCAACGTCGGAAACGATCCGCAAGAGGGGACACTCTATTTCACCGGCAAACTCGAGGACGACACGATCGTCCGGGTTCGTGACGTCGCACTCGAGGCGCACAGGACTCGAGAGTACACCGTCACTTACGACGTCCTGTGGGACGACGTCAGGAATTTCTCCCTCGACGTGGAGATCGAACCGCCGGACTCCTGA
- a CDS encoding RsmB/NOP family class I SAM-dependent RNA methyltransferase, producing MDALDRYESIVDDYDAFREACLRPLPATVRVNTIKATPERVIAALEAAGVTATQRSWEPTVLAVDTAKPGNTWPYVHGWIHGQEEVSAIPPMVLDPRPGEVVWAAAAAPGSKATQLAALMDDTGLVIANDDNLDRLSALRGNADRLGVTSMAVTNEDARFQTFDPFGIDRVDRALVDAPCTCEGTVRKSPDALDGAGPASSTNIANVQRDILAHAVAKTKSGGTVVYSTCTFAPEENEAVVDAVLAGGDATVVPFEVPLEHTPGLTEWQSDTYADALAATKRFYPHQNDTGGFYVAKLEVTR from the coding sequence ATGGACGCGCTGGACCGGTACGAATCGATCGTCGACGACTACGATGCGTTTCGCGAGGCGTGTCTCCGACCGCTTCCCGCCACGGTCCGGGTGAACACGATCAAGGCCACCCCGGAGCGAGTCATCGCGGCCCTCGAAGCAGCGGGCGTCACAGCCACACAGCGCTCGTGGGAGCCAACGGTTCTGGCAGTCGATACCGCCAAACCAGGCAACACGTGGCCGTACGTCCACGGCTGGATCCACGGCCAGGAGGAGGTGTCGGCCATCCCACCGATGGTTCTCGACCCACGACCCGGCGAGGTCGTCTGGGCCGCTGCCGCTGCCCCCGGGAGCAAGGCAACCCAGCTTGCGGCGTTGATGGACGACACCGGACTCGTCATCGCGAACGACGACAACCTCGATCGCCTCTCTGCGCTGCGTGGGAACGCGGACCGACTCGGCGTCACCTCGATGGCCGTCACCAACGAGGACGCCAGGTTCCAGACGTTCGACCCGTTCGGCATCGACCGCGTCGACCGCGCCCTCGTCGACGCACCCTGCACCTGCGAAGGGACCGTCAGAAAGAGCCCGGACGCACTCGATGGCGCCGGACCGGCGAGTAGCACGAACATCGCGAACGTCCAGCGCGATATCCTCGCCCACGCGGTCGCGAAGACGAAGTCGGGCGGGACGGTCGTCTACTCGACGTGCACCTTCGCCCCCGAGGAGAACGAAGCCGTGGTCGACGCCGTCCTGGCGGGGGGCGACGCGACGGTCGTCCCGTTCGAGGTGCCACTCGAGCACACCCCCGGGCTCACCGAATGGCAAAGTGACACCTACGCAGATGCCCTCGCGGCGACCAAGCGGTTTTACCCCCACCAGAACGACACCGGCGGGTTCTACGTCGCGAAACTGGAGGTGACGAGATGA
- a CDS encoding pyridoxal phosphate-dependent aminotransferase produces MTAFSERVEAISISGIREVFEAAGEDAINLGIGQPDFPTPEHARQAAIDAIEAGDADGYTSNFGTQSLREAIADKHARDDDLDLAPNQIIATAGGSEALHLALEAHVDQGEEVLIPDPGFVSYDALTKLAGGTPVPLPLRDDLTLDPATVEAAITEDTAAFVVNSPANPTGAVQSVADMREFARIADEHDVLLISDEVYERIVFEGEHRSPMEFAESDNVVIVNAASKAYSMTGWRLGWVAGSERRIERMLRVHQYVQACASAPAQYAAEAALSGPQDRVEEMVAAFEERRDVLLDGLTDMGLDVPTPRGAFYAMPAVPEGWVDAVIERDVVVVPGRAFGEHGEGYARISYAASLDEIETALEAMRSATRAVQ; encoded by the coding sequence ATGACGGCATTCTCCGAACGGGTGGAAGCGATATCGATCAGCGGTATCCGGGAGGTCTTCGAGGCCGCCGGCGAGGACGCCATCAATCTCGGCATTGGCCAGCCGGATTTCCCCACGCCGGAACACGCGCGCCAGGCGGCCATCGACGCCATCGAGGCAGGCGATGCCGACGGCTACACGTCGAATTTCGGAACCCAGTCGCTCCGCGAAGCGATCGCGGACAAACACGCTCGGGACGACGACCTGGACCTGGCCCCGAACCAGATCATCGCTACCGCTGGGGGGAGCGAAGCACTTCATCTGGCGCTCGAAGCACACGTCGATCAGGGCGAAGAAGTCCTCATCCCAGACCCCGGGTTCGTCTCCTACGATGCGCTGACCAAACTCGCCGGTGGGACCCCGGTCCCGCTCCCGCTTCGTGACGACCTCACACTCGACCCGGCGACCGTGGAGGCAGCCATCACCGAGGACACGGCTGCATTCGTGGTCAACAGCCCGGCGAACCCCACCGGCGCCGTTCAATCGGTCGCCGACATGCGCGAGTTCGCCCGCATCGCCGACGAACACGACGTCCTCCTGATCTCGGATGAGGTCTACGAGCGGATCGTCTTCGAAGGCGAACATCGCTCACCGATGGAGTTCGCGGAGTCGGACAACGTCGTGATCGTCAACGCCGCATCGAAGGCGTACTCGATGACAGGCTGGCGCCTGGGCTGGGTCGCTGGGAGCGAGCGACGTATCGAGCGCATGTTGCGGGTCCATCAGTACGTGCAGGCCTGTGCGAGCGCGCCCGCCCAGTACGCAGCGGAAGCGGCACTTTCGGGCCCGCAGGACCGTGTCGAGGAGATGGTGGCTGCCTTCGAGGAGCGGCGGGACGTCCTGCTCGATGGTCTCACCGACATGGGGCTGGACGTCCCGACGCCCAGGGGCGCATTCTACGCGATGCCCGCAGTCCCGGAGGGATGGGTCGATGCCGTCATCGAACGGGACGTCGTGGTCGTCCCGGGTCGCGCCTTCGGTGAACACGGGGAAGGGTACGCTCGAATCTCCTACGCGGCGAGTCTCGACGAGATAGAGACGGCGCTCGAGGCGATGCGGTCGGCGACCCGCGCAGTGCAGTGA
- a CDS encoding redox-regulated ATPase YchF, whose amino-acid sequence MISLALAGKPNAGKSTFYTAATMAEVDVANYPFTTIDANRGISHVRTRCPCLDLDQRCGNENCHGGKRYVPIELLDVAGLVPGAHEGRGLGNQFLDELTNADAILNVVDASGGTDAEGEPVEIGSHDPVEDIDFIESEMDMWLAGIVDRNWEKIERQSRSPGFDIDDALTDLLTGFGATEYDVAASLRDLEYPETPMAWDDEHREALATEIRARTKPIVVVANKIDVAPAENVDRLLELDKPVIPATAQGELALRRGAEHDAVSYDPGDETFEMTDAVSEQQRTVLAALGETMDRWGGTGVQAALDYAVYDLLDRVTVYPVQDATHWTDGQENVLPDAFLLPSGATPRDLAYAVHTDIGEGYLHAVDARANREVGDSYELEEGDVIKIVSTAR is encoded by the coding sequence ATGATTTCGCTCGCACTTGCCGGGAAGCCGAACGCCGGCAAGTCGACGTTCTATACCGCAGCGACGATGGCAGAGGTAGACGTGGCGAACTACCCGTTTACCACCATCGACGCCAACCGTGGGATCAGTCACGTCCGTACCAGGTGTCCCTGTCTGGATCTCGACCAGCGATGCGGGAACGAGAACTGTCACGGGGGAAAACGCTACGTACCGATCGAACTGCTCGACGTCGCAGGCCTGGTTCCAGGTGCCCACGAGGGCCGCGGTCTCGGGAATCAGTTCCTCGACGAGTTGACCAACGCTGACGCGATATTGAACGTCGTCGACGCCTCCGGAGGGACCGACGCGGAGGGCGAACCCGTCGAGATCGGCTCGCACGACCCGGTCGAGGACATCGACTTCATCGAGTCCGAGATGGACATGTGGCTCGCCGGCATCGTCGACCGGAACTGGGAGAAGATCGAACGACAGTCGCGCTCCCCGGGCTTCGACATCGACGACGCACTGACCGACCTGCTGACCGGATTCGGGGCGACTGAGTACGACGTCGCCGCGAGTCTTCGGGACCTCGAGTACCCGGAGACCCCGATGGCGTGGGACGACGAGCACCGGGAGGCGCTGGCGACGGAGATACGCGCCCGCACGAAACCGATCGTGGTGGTCGCGAACAAGATAGACGTCGCGCCGGCGGAGAACGTCGATCGGCTGCTGGAACTGGACAAACCGGTCATCCCGGCCACTGCCCAGGGTGAACTCGCCCTCAGGCGCGGGGCCGAACACGACGCGGTCTCCTACGACCCCGGCGACGAGACGTTCGAGATGACGGACGCCGTCTCCGAGCAGCAGCGGACCGTCCTGGCCGCGTTGGGAGAGACCATGGATCGGTGGGGTGGGACCGGCGTCCAGGCCGCCCTCGATTATGCCGTCTACGACCTGCTCGACAGGGTCACCGTCTACCCGGTCCAGGACGCGACCCACTGGACCGACGGCCAGGAGAACGTCCTCCCCGACGCGTTCTTGCTCCCCAGTGGCGCCACCCCGCGCGACCTGGCCTACGCCGTCCATACCGATATCGGAGAGGGATATCTCCACGCGGTCGACGCACGAGCCAACCGCGAGGTAGGAGACAGCTACGAACTCGAAGAGGGCGACGTGATCAAGATCGTCAGTACCGCGAGATAA
- a CDS encoding polymer-forming cytoskeletal protein, with protein MFGRDPIDRLAIPDGTTVEEHDLVTDGDVLVGGQSTVEFGVRGQDLIAGERVHFGGDIEIEGDCRLDMWCSVDGNALVGADAYLGERVHVDGRLVVGGDLDIGDDVQIDEGFEASGWIVIRNPMPTITFFVVYLTHLLRIGEEEEAEELVEELAHEPDAVPLQIPRGSRVSDETWQVSAPATIGDDCRLHGNIRAHDIEVGEGTNLFGSLRARDDIVVGSGTKVHGDVTSRGGDVTVEDEALILGDVVGEDITIHQDANVDGTIRARGAMRLGRQAQRRPE; from the coding sequence GTGTTTGGACGCGATCCGATCGACCGACTCGCCATCCCGGACGGGACGACGGTGGAGGAACACGACCTCGTCACCGATGGGGACGTCCTCGTCGGTGGGCAGAGTACCGTCGAGTTCGGGGTTCGCGGACAGGACCTCATCGCCGGTGAGCGCGTCCACTTCGGCGGCGACATCGAGATAGAAGGTGATTGCCGGCTGGACATGTGGTGTTCGGTCGACGGCAACGCGCTGGTCGGTGCCGACGCGTATCTCGGCGAGCGCGTCCACGTGGACGGCCGTCTCGTCGTCGGCGGCGACCTGGACATCGGCGACGACGTCCAGATAGATGAGGGCTTCGAGGCGAGTGGCTGGATCGTCATTCGCAATCCGATGCCGACGATCACCTTCTTCGTGGTCTATCTCACACACCTCCTGCGCATCGGCGAGGAAGAGGAAGCCGAGGAGCTCGTCGAGGAGTTGGCCCACGAACCCGATGCGGTACCGCTGCAGATCCCCCGCGGGTCGCGAGTCAGCGACGAGACGTGGCAGGTGTCCGCACCCGCGACCATCGGTGACGACTGTCGGCTGCACGGGAACATCCGTGCACACGACATCGAGGTGGGCGAGGGGACCAATCTGTTCGGCAGTCTCCGGGCTCGCGACGACATCGTCGTGGGATCGGGCACCAAGGTCCACGGCGACGTCACCTCGCGTGGCGGGGACGTCACCGTCGAAGACGAGGCCCTGATCCTGGGCGACGTGGTCGGCGAGGACATCACGATCCACCAGGACGCGAACGTCGACGGGACGATTCGGGCGCGCGGGGCAATGCGACTCGGCCGGCAAGCCCAGCGACGACCGGAGTGA
- a CDS encoding DUF5800 family protein gives MTALSFDEHGVDVVYEGTEFRMERALIEEATEKEYTDVTDHEVLKLVEPNPSLAGEPRRIADILA, from the coding sequence ATGACCGCACTCTCATTCGACGAGCACGGCGTCGACGTCGTGTACGAGGGGACGGAGTTCCGCATGGAGCGCGCCCTCATCGAGGAGGCGACCGAGAAGGAGTACACCGACGTGACCGATCACGAAGTGCTCAAACTCGTCGAACCGAACCCCTCGCTCGCCGGGGAACCGCGGCGTATCGCGGACATCCTCGCGTGA
- a CDS encoding proteasome-activating nucleotidase Pan1, translated as MTDTVDDIDLPYTEEASHQEKVEALQERLEVVEQQNEEMRDRLLDANAENNKYQQKLERLSHENKKLKQSPLFVATVQEIGDRGVIIKQHGNNQEALTEVTDEMREQIEPGSRVAVNNSLSIVKRLDDEADVRARVMQVEESPDVGYEDIGGLEEQLNEVRETVEMPLKKPDLFEDVGINPPSGVLLYGPPGTGKTLMAKAVAQQTDATFIKMAGSELVHKFIGEGAKLVRDLFQVARDHEPAVVFIDEIDAIASKRTDSKTSGDAEVQRTMMQLLSEMDGFDERGEVRIIAATNRFDMLDRAILRPGRFDRLIEVPNPDEEGREKIFEIHTRAMNVSDEVNFEVLARDTAGMSGADIKAICTEAGMFAIRDDRTTVTGEDFRLAREKLETDDADEEVSRTFA; from the coding sequence ATGACCGATACCGTCGACGACATCGATCTTCCCTACACGGAGGAAGCCTCCCACCAGGAGAAGGTCGAAGCCCTCCAGGAGCGGCTGGAGGTTGTCGAACAACAGAACGAGGAGATGCGGGACAGACTGCTGGACGCGAACGCGGAGAACAACAAGTACCAGCAGAAACTCGAGCGGCTCTCCCACGAGAACAAGAAGCTCAAGCAGTCGCCCCTGTTCGTCGCGACGGTCCAGGAGATCGGGGATCGGGGCGTCATCATCAAACAGCACGGAAACAACCAGGAGGCGCTCACCGAGGTCACCGACGAGATGCGCGAGCAGATCGAACCGGGCTCCCGCGTGGCGGTCAACAACTCGCTTTCCATCGTCAAACGCCTCGACGACGAAGCCGACGTTCGGGCCCGCGTCATGCAAGTCGAGGAGAGCCCGGACGTGGGCTACGAGGACATCGGCGGCCTCGAAGAACAACTCAACGAGGTGCGCGAGACGGTCGAGATGCCACTCAAGAAACCCGACCTCTTCGAAGACGTGGGCATCAACCCGCCGAGCGGCGTGCTCCTCTACGGCCCACCGGGGACCGGCAAGACGCTCATGGCCAAGGCCGTCGCCCAGCAGACCGACGCGACCTTCATCAAGATGGCCGGATCGGAACTGGTCCACAAGTTCATCGGCGAGGGGGCGAAACTGGTCCGCGACCTCTTCCAGGTCGCTCGCGACCACGAACCCGCCGTCGTCTTCATCGACGAGATCGACGCCATCGCCTCGAAGCGGACCGACTCGAAGACCTCTGGCGACGCCGAGGTTCAGCGGACGATGATGCAGCTGCTCTCCGAGATGGACGGCTTCGACGAGCGCGGCGAAGTCCGCATCATCGCCGCGACCAACCGCTTCGACATGCTCGACCGCGCCATCCTCCGCCCCGGTCGGTTCGACCGCCTCATCGAGGTGCCGAACCCCGACGAGGAGGGTCGCGAGAAGATCTTCGAGATCCACACTCGCGCGATGAACGTCTCCGACGAGGTGAACTTCGAGGTCCTCGCTCGGGACACGGCGGGAATGAGCGGGGCCGATATCAAGGCCATCTGTACCGAAGCAGGGATGTTCGCCATCCGCGACGACCGGACGACCGTCACCGGCGAGGACTTCCGACTGGCCCGTGAGAAACTGGAGACGGACGACGCCGACGAGGAAGTCTCGCGGACCTTCGCCTGA
- a CDS encoding helix-turn-helix domain-containing protein: protein MSATTSSRSANHHEELRELPPSAKLVAKVLEYNGTLTQSAIAERTLLPARTVRYAIGRLEDHGVVTSRHSFSDARKRLYQLAE from the coding sequence ATGAGTGCAACGACGTCGTCACGATCGGCGAACCACCACGAGGAACTGCGCGAACTGCCCCCCAGTGCGAAACTCGTCGCCAAGGTACTGGAGTACAACGGGACCCTCACGCAGTCGGCCATCGCGGAGCGCACGCTCCTCCCGGCTCGCACGGTGCGGTACGCCATCGGCCGTCTGGAAGACCACGGTGTCGTGACCTCGAGACACTCCTTCTCCGATGCGCGGAAACGACTGTATCAACTCGCCGAGTGA